TTCCTTGAGTTACAACAATTCCTGAAATCGGCGAAGTAAGATTTGTTTGGCTTAATGCATCTTGTGCTGCAAGCAAGGTGTTCCATGCATTATCGTTTGCAACTTCAGCCGCAGTTCTTGCAGCTTTTTGTGCAAATGTTTCATTACTTCCGTTATTTTTATCTGCATCATGTTCTGCATCAACTGCTGCCTGTGTTTCTCTTCTATTATTTAATGCATCCTGATAAGTAGCATTTGCTTGTGTCGAATCAAGTGATGCAATTGTCTGTCCCTTTATGACAGTATCCCCATTATTTACTGCTAAATAATTTAATTTTCCAGCTTGATTAAAATGAAGTGTTGCAACTGTTTTTCCGCTAAGCACGCCTGATGCACTCACACTGCTTGCAATATTATTTGTTTCGGCTGTTGTATAAGTTAATTGTGCTGGTTTTTTGCCACCGCGCAAAATTAAAAACAGGAAAAACAAAATCACAACAATTCCAATTATTTTTGTTCTTCGTCCGCTGTTTTTAATTTTCTGCCAAATATTTTTAAGAATTTGCATCTGTGGATATTTTATCACGAATGTGTCGTAATCACCTTTTTAAGTAAATTTATAAACTGCTCTAATTCTTCATCGCTAAAATCATTAAATCCGCTGGAAATATTTTTTAAATAATTTGTTTTTATTTCCCTAATTCTGTTTTTTGCAAAGCGCGACAAACTTATATTAAAAACTCTCCTGTCTTTTTTATCTTCCATTCTTTCAACCATTTTTTTCTCGACCAATTTATCAACAAGTTGAGTAACAGCTCCAGGAGTGACATTAAGTTTCATTGCAAGTTCTTTAACAGGGACACCGTCTTGGTTCTTTTCAAGTGCAAATAAAAGTCTTGCTCTCTGATGTCCAAAATGAAATTCTTTTTTAAAATTTTTTGCTTTGTGTTCATTGTGCATTTGGCGAAGTGGACCAACAAAAACGTCAGCCAATTGTTGAGAAGCTTCCTGTAGTAATTTCTCTCTTTTCTTACTCATTTTGTTTAGATATTAAATATTTTAGTACCTAAAGCGATTTTGTCAAGTATTTGCAAATAGGGTATACAATATAATTACATTATCAGAAGTTTACCTTATATTTTTAAATTTGTGAGGCCCTGCCAAGGGCCTTTTTTGTTAAAAGGGGGTGAAAATTGTGAAAGAAAAATTTCCTTGTTTACATTGTCCTTTTGCGAACGAAATTGGTTTAACTAATCGTGCAAGCGGACGCGATCTTGTTACCAAAGCAGTCATGGCTGGAGATCCTACGACTCTTAATAAGCTTGTAGGTGCGGCATGCCATTGCACAGTTAAATGGGAAGAAAGAGTCAAGCCGCAGTGTGTCGGTTTACATCCTAAAGTAGCTTAAAACTTATGGGCAAAGAGAGAAATTCTGGTCTTTGCGGTAAGTGTCCCTTTGCGCTGCAAATGGAAGCTACCATCTTGCATAAACACCGTAATGATCTATTGGTAATTATAAAAAACACAGTTCATCCAGATTATCTTTTGGATCAAGTTATTCGTCAGTGCCAAGCAAATGGCGGCTCACTTGCCAGAGAAGGAAAAAAATTTCCTAATTGCACCTTTAGATGATAAAATAGGCGTGGCTTTGCCGTATAATACGGCCCCATCGTCTAGAGGCCTAGGACACAAGACTTTCATTCTTGTAACCTGGATTCGAATTCCAGTGGGGTCACAAAATAAATATAGGAGAGTATAATATGTTTCTTGGGTTCGTAAGCAAAGCTTGCGGTACCCTTCGGGTTCGTAGCTCAGTGGTAGAGCAACTCCCTTTTAAGGAGATGGTCGAGGGTCCGATCCCCTCCGAACCCACCGAAGGTGGGTGTTATTCCTCCCACTCATCATTGCGGGATCGTCTAATGGTAGGACAGCAGACTTTGGATCTGTTAATTGGGGTTCAATTCCCTGTCCCGCAGCCAAATGTGGTTTGTCTACATTCTTCTTTGCCAAGATAATTCTTTTTATACAGGCATTACAAATAATTTATCCAAAAGATTTAAGGCTCATAAAAACGGAAAAGGTGCAGCTTACACAAAATCTCACAAACCTGTAAAAATTATTTACCAAGAAAAATTTCCTGATAAATCTTCTGCTTTAAAAAGAGAAATAGAAATTAAGAAATGGCCAAAGAAGAAAAAAGAACTTTTAATTTCTTCTTAATAAAACTCCAATGGTTTACCAGCAAAAAAACCGTTGTTGCATAAATTGCCCCAAACAAAACATCTGTAAAATAATGTTCTCCCAAATAAATTACTGCAATCCATACTCCAAACAAATATGGCAAAAACAAAAGTGCGCGCTTTTTATATTTTTTAAATAAAAACAAAAATATAAGTGTCGGAACAGCTGCATGAAGAGAGGGGAATGCAGCAACGGGGTCAGCTGAAACCAATTGATAAACGGTAGGAAGAGATAGTTGTGACGGCAAAAAATGGGCCATGACATGTCCTGTTACTTCTTCAATTGGCGGCAAATATCCTTGTCCTGATGCCATCCAAGGTGGCATTGCGGGGAATATTATAAAAGTTATAAAACATGCATAAGCTAGTAGTACAAAAGCAAGCGAAAACTTTTTAAAAAAAGCTCTATCTTTTATCCAAAAATAATATCCAACAAGCATCGGCATAACAAAGTAGGCGATATAGCAGGTAACCAAAAAATAATCATACCACTGTAAATGATTTGGATTATAAAAAAGCTGTTGCAGTTTTATTGTTGGCACAGTCCCAAAAATAAATCTATCAATACGTATCATTGTTAAAATATGCACATTGCTATTAATATGCGGCACTATTCCTCTTAAAAATTCGTATCCAAAGAAAAAAAGTAAGAAAGGAATCCAGTCAAATAAAAACATTTTAATTCGCCCGGCAAGTAGTGCTCCAAATATCGCAAACGCAAAAAATTGATCAGGAGAAAACCATGACCGATGAATTATCATATAAGCACAAACTCCAATAAGATAAACAAAAGAGATAATTAATAAACTTTTCTCGTGCTTTTTAAAAAATATTTTTAATTTTTTAATCACAGTGGTAATGATATCTCAAAAGTACTTCCTTTATTTATTTCTGATTTTACATTGATACTTCCGCCGTGCTCTTCAACAATTTTTCTTGCTATTGAAAGACCAAGTCCGTATCCTCCTGTTGCTTTACGGCTTCGAGCCATATCAGTCCTGTAAAATCTGTCAAAAATATGTGGCAGATCCTCTTTAGCAATTCCTATTCCGTGATCAGTAACTGATATTAGAACATGATGATCAGATTTTGCTGTCTTAATTTCAATACTGCTTTCCTTTGTACTATATTTAATCGCATTATCTAATATTATTACCAGAAGCTGTTCTAAAGAATCTTTATCTCCATAAACTTTCACATTAGATATTAGTTTTACAACGTCATCGCTGCAAGCTATGCTTATTTCTTTTTC
The Patescibacteria group bacterium genome window above contains:
- a CDS encoding efflux RND transporter periplasmic adaptor subunit, translated to MQILKNIWQKIKNSGRRTKIIGIVVILFFLFLILRGGKKPAQLTYTTAETNNIASSVSASGVLSGKTVATLHFNQAGKLNYLAVNNGDTVIKGQTIASLDSTQANATYQDALNNRRETQAAVDAEHDADKNNGSNETFAQKAARTAAEVANDNAWNTLLAAQDALSQTNLTSPISGIVVTQGNLATGQNVTPTDVIAQVVDFSSKDFDATVDESDIASVQVGQSAQITLNAYGDTTFDGKVVEIEPTTQTDTTGAVTVTVKIEVSDPRISQIYGLNGNANIITAQKQNTLTIPQDALIDDTHVYIKDANGKVEKRTITTGIKSDTDVEVLSGLNAGDKIVTNPQDVK
- a CDS encoding MarR family transcriptional regulator encodes the protein MSKKREKLLQEASQQLADVFVGPLRQMHNEHKAKNFKKEFHFGHQRARLLFALEKNQDGVPVKELAMKLNVTPGAVTQLVDKLVEKKMVERMEDKKDRRVFNISLSRFAKNRIREIKTNYLKNISSGFNDFSDEELEQFINLLKKVITTHS
- a CDS encoding GIY-YIG nuclease family protein; this translates as MWFVYILLCQDNSFYTGITNNLSKRFKAHKNGKGAAYTKSHKPVKIIYQEKFPDKSSALKREIEIKKWPKKKKELLISS
- a CDS encoding phosphatase PAP2 family protein gives rise to the protein MIKKLKIFFKKHEKSLLIISFVYLIGVCAYMIIHRSWFSPDQFFAFAIFGALLAGRIKMFLFDWIPFLLFFFGYEFLRGIVPHINSNVHILTMIRIDRFIFGTVPTIKLQQLFYNPNHLQWYDYFLVTCYIAYFVMPMLVGYYFWIKDRAFFKKFSLAFVLLAYACFITFIIFPAMPPWMASGQGYLPPIEEVTGHVMAHFLPSQLSLPTVYQLVSADPVAAFPSLHAAVPTLIFLFLFKKYKKRALLFLPYLFGVWIAVIYLGEHYFTDVLFGAIYATTVFLLVNHWSFIKKKLKVLFSSLAIS